One Trichormus variabilis 0441 genomic window, TCATACAGTTTTCGCCAATCAGTTCGTAGATTTTGTATTTCATGGCTCTAAACCTTTACTAGAACCTTTGTATTCAAAGTGGTTTGTAGGGGCGGGTTCACCCAGATCATCATTAATAATCGATCATATTTGTCAACCCGCCCCTACAGAAAATGGCTATTAGGCTGTTAATACCTGTTTTGCTGCGACTTCCATCAGTTTCTCGCTGCTGTCTCGCCCTTGTTTTAGTTTGGCTTCTAGGGTATCGCAGAGTGACATCAGGCGATCGCACTTCTCTACAATGCGTTTTTGTTCAGCGAGGGGTGCTAGAGGAAAAACCATATTATTGACAACCCCTGCATTAATATTTGGTGCTTTTCTCAAACTAGCAGCAAAATTCATCCACAAAGGTCTAATTAATTTGATATATAAGTGTAAATATTTAGCATTAACATATTTATTAGGATAAATTCCACAAACTGATTGGTTAATAGTTGTTTCTATACCTAATAAACCTGACTTTCCGATAGTTCCAGCACCACCATACAAAGCTACACAAACTGTTCCAACAGGATAGTATTTGAGGTTGCAATCTAAAACTGCCTGCTTAGTAATTTTTTCTTCACAATTTAATACTGTTTCATTATTTAAATCCGTAGTTTTTACCCAATATTCTGTTCCATCCTCAAAATATTTATGATTCGTCCTATTAGGTGTTGTTCCACTAGAAATTAGAAAAATTTCTCCAATTCTAGTCCATACCCATTCTTTTGGAAGTTCAAAAAGTATTTCATTATCACGGATTGGTTTTAATTCTTTTGGTTCTCTAAAATTTGTCTCACCTAGTAAACGCTTTCTTTCAAATTTAATTTTTTCAAATAAAACTGAAGCAGGTTCATTATTTGGATCTTGACGAGTTAGTTTACCTTGAACTGCCAATTGCAAAATCGCCTGACGCAGTTTAGGAATTGTTTCAGGAATGCTGTAGAGTAAGTCAAAATTATTGCAAATGCGCTGCCAGTGTTGGCGGAACTCTTCGGGATTTTGGGAGGAGAGGAGTTGAGCGATCGCACTCTCATTCATCCTCACAACGCTCTCTTGCTTTTGCTGCTGCCGTTTTTCGATTTCGTCGCAAGTTGAGAGGAGGCGATCGCATTTCTCTACAATGCGTTTTTGTTCTGCAAGGGGAGGTAAACCAAGAGAGAAATCTAAAATATCTTTCCTTCCCATTCCTGGAACTGTAGAGCCAATGCTTAATGCTTGAAATTTCTCATAGGAAGAAATAATTAAGAGATAAATAAACTCGTATTCCAGCAAAATTGGACGTATTGCCATAAGTTGTCGTCCAATTGCCGCTTTCTCCATACTAAGAATATTTGCTTTTCCAACCCCTGCTCCTTTAACTGTTATCAAAATATCATTCTTCTTTGCTAATGCTTTAACGGTATTAGTCCAGCGAGTTGCAACAGGGTTGAATTCTCCAAAATCTGCTGGCCCCGTCAAGTATGGAAGCCCTTCACCTTGATCATTTTGTTCCTCTTGTCCAAGATGTTGACCTGATACCAGTTCGATAAGATAACCAAGTTTTGTATCTACCCAGCCTGGTAAACATTTATTATTGAAATCAAATTTGATTTCAATAAACTCATTTTTCTTATTTTTTTCATTCTGTAATAAATATTCTTTTTCTTCTTTAATTTTTTCTAATAAAACATAAGCTGGTTCATCATTTGGGTTTTGAGGGACAAGCTGACCCATTACAGCTAATTGCAAAATAATTTCTCGTAACTTTGCGATCGCATTTGGCGTATCAGTCAACAATTCAAAATTTTGAAAAAACGTATCTATCTTCATAATTAAACAGCAGTCAAAACAGGCTGGAAAGGTTGCAGTAAAATACCTAAAATCTTATCAACTTCCTTGATATAATATTCAATCTCATCAATATAAACAATCGTTCCATAGCAATTTTCATAACTCTCGGTCATAAATCTCCTCTCGTGTCAAAGGTGGCCAGTCAAACTCAACCGGATGTTCCATAAGTTCATCAATAATATCTACTGCTGCTTGTTTAGTTTGTTTCAGAACAATTACTTTGACAGATTCTCCATCTAGTTCTCCCTTATATATTTCGGGAATTTGAATTACGCCATTTTGAATTTTTGTTTTAAATTCGACTACATTCAGCATATTTAACTCTACTTCTTACACTTCCCAATCTTCCAGCCTTAAACCTTCAACACGGCTAAACTCATTAACATTATGAGTTACTAAAATCAGATTATTAGCTAAAGCGATAGCAGCTATTTGTAAATCATAGGGGCCGATTGGAGTTCCTAGTTGAGTGAGTCGAGCGCGAATAACTCCAAATATCTCTGCGGCTTGGTCATCAAAAGCCAAAGAAACAAAACGATTCAAGAATGCTTTTTGTAAAACTAGATTGCGACTAGGATTATTACTTTTTAATGCTCCGTAAAATAATTCTGCTTTAACAGGTGAGCAAACCGCTATATCAGATTCTAACTTCTGTTCTATCTGACGTTTTAAATTAAGATTTCTACCATTTAAATAAACAATACAAGCATTAGTATCTAACAAATAAATCATTCTATAGATTCTCTTTCTTCATATTCACCTTGAGGATATCTAATAATGGGGTCATCTGCTAAACAACCGTAAGTCACGTTAATAAAATCATGCCATTCTAATTTATTGACTTCATCTTCAGATAGTCCATCAATTGTTTTCTGAACAGGTTTGACTGTAACTGTTACTTCTAACTCAGTTTCTTGCACATCTACAGGGATATCTAAATGTAACATCCCATCTTTACCTACATAGGAGTTGATTTTGATACTTTGCATAGTTTAATTACCTGCCATTTACTTGAATATAGCAAACGATTTCAGATCCCCGACTTCTTTAAGAAGTTGGGAATCTTGTTAATTATTACCTTCTAATGCTTCCATCAACTCAAATTTTAACTTACTCCGCACCTCACCCAACTCAGCCATAAGTTTTTGATGTGCTGCTAACATCTCATCTAAATCTGCGTGTTCTACATCAACTTTGTGAGGATTCTTAATATCTAGGTTGTAATTATTAGCTTTCAAATCTGCAATTGAAACCTGCCAAGCAAATTCATTTTCCTCGCGGTTATCCCACCATTCTTGCTCCGGTGCAAACTCCTCAAAGCAAATCGGCTTAGTTTTCGAGTATGATTTATACCCTGCTGGATAAGGGTGTTCATAATACCAAATCGTTTCTGTTGGTTCCCCTTTAGTGAAAAATAGCAGATTAGTTTTAATACCTGTGTAGGGATTAAATACACCATTTGGTAAGCGAACAATTGTATGGAGATTGCAATCTTGCAGCAGTTTTTCTTTAATCCGCGTTTTCACACCTTCCCCAAACAGCGTACCATCTGGTAAAACTATTGCGCCTCTACCGCCTTCTTTGAGTAAATGAGCAATCAGCACCAGAAATAAATCTGCCGTTTCTCTGGTGCGGAAGGTAGCGGGAAAATTGTCCTCAATTCCATCTTCTTCCATCCCACCAAAAGGCGGATTTGTGATAATTACATCCACCCGTTCGTGAGGACTATAATCGCGCAATGGTCGTGCCAAAGTATTATCATGTTCTGCTGACGGCACATCAATACCATGTAAAATCAGATTCGTGACACAAAGGTTAAAAGGTAACGGCTTTTTTTCAGTTCCGCGAATCGTCCGTTGCAGAATTTCTGGGACATCAGCACTTTGAAAATGTTGGCGAATGTAATCAATTGCTGCCGTTAAAAAGCCACCTGTACCGCAAGCTGGATCAAATACAATTTCCCCTAATTGCGGCTTAATTCTATCGACAATAAACTTTGTCACCGCACGGGGAGTATAATATTCTCCGGCATTACCTGCACTCTGCAAATCTTTGAGAATTTTCTCGTAAATCTCGCTGAACTGTTTTTTCTGATCTTTTTTATTAAAATCAACTTCGTTAAGTTTATTAATTACTTGGCGGATGAGAGTACCATTTTTCATATAGTTGTAGGCATCCTCAAACACCTTACCAATCATCTGCCCACGGGCATCTGTTGCCGTAGTTCTCAGTTCTTTGAGGGTTTGAAATAAAGCATTGTCTACAAAATCTAGTAAACCATCTCCAGTGATACCTTCAGAATCTGCTGCCCAATTCCGCCAACGCAATCCTTCAGGAATCGGAGATTTATAATTATCTTCTAACAGTTCATATTCTTCTTCACGAGCATCAAAAACTTTGAGGAATATCATCCAAACTAACTGGTTAATGCGTTGCGCGTCACCATCAACGCCCGCATCCTTCCGCATGATATCTTGAATAGTCTTAATTGTAGTGCTAATTGACATTGCTTACTTAACTTTTATCGTTTTCTTTATCTTCTTCTGTAGGTGCAGATAATTGTGATGCAGAAGTTTCGCTTTTTTCCTGTGAAGCACCTCTCCCTGGTACAATTCTTTCTGCTTGACTAACAACATCATTTGCTAGTCTTTCACTAAAGCCCACAACAAAAGTAATCGCTAAAAACGCCAGCCACCTATTAATTGGTTTCTCCTCATCTTTAGAAATTGTAATAGGCAGAAGTGTAGAATTGATGAGAGCAAAAACAAAAATCCCTAAAAATGCCCCAATTGCTGGCTTGAATGCTCCCACAAATATAGGAAGTAAGGTTTCTTTATACCGTGGATTGCCATATTGATCCAGCCTCAACATAATACTTACAACACTACCAGTCGCTCCTGACATTGCTGATAATACCAGCAGCACGGATGCCTCATAAAACTCATGTTCTGTCAACTTTATTTGAGTTTTTACTTCTGGCTTTTGTGCTTCTACTAAATTTTCTGAAGATATGGGCTTTGTTGATTGTTCTTTAAATAAAGGTTTTAAATAAAGATTGGATGTACTAAGTATATATGCTAAAACAATCGGTGCTAATAGATGAATAGGTAAAGCTAAGAACAGACCGATAACTACTTTTGTATAAGTTTCCGTTGAATAAAGAAATTTAAAGAAATTATTCACGAAAAATGCAGTGACAGGATTTTCAATTCTCCGTATGAAGTATTCTGCATCTCGCCTAATGTTCCTTGCCAAAACCTTGTTAGAATTTACTTGTAATGCAGAAATTGCCAAATCAAGATTAGGCGCTATTGCTTCAATATGTTCTAGCTTATTTTTGTTATCTTGAACCTTGGCAATTAAAAAAGCAGTTTTTAATCGTCGGTAGATAGATAAAATATGAGAAAGTTCTGCCTGTACTTCAATATCTAACACCGAATTAGATGTAGATAGTTTATCCTGTAAACCTTTAATAGATGAGTCAATGTATTTTATTGGATCGTCCATACAAAACAAATTTAAAGATGATTAACTAGGCTATCTCATAAAGTTGCGTTTTTAGCTGCTGAAGTACATTAAGATATTCTTTTCTACTGCCAAAAAGCTGAATAATTTCTATTGGTGTACCCACTTTATCAAAAGGATGAACCTTCAGCACATCCAATTTTTCAATATCTTCAATCCCTTCATCCGCATATTTATCCAAAAGCGCATCTATTACCTTACGAGCCTGTTCACTATACTTACTAAAGTAATTACGCTTGCGGACATTGTTCGCCCTTTCTTTGCGAGTTAGTGGCGGTTGGTCAAAGACAACATGACAAATTAAATCTAATGGGTCAAAATCCTTACCAATCTCTTGTTCTAACGCTTCCAAAGGTATGCCCATCTCTTGTAACTCTTGGATAATAGCCTGCTTCTGCTCGCTAGAGTGCCATTTCTTCAAGAACGCATCTAATGAAGCATACTCCTGACTAACTGTTTTGCGAGTATAGTCCTTAATCGATTCCGTAATCAGCTTACCGTCCTTGCCGTGGTATTGCTCTCGAATAAAAGCAACCGCCACCTCTTCATCCGCAATTACATACTTCTCCCGCTTTTGCTTGCGGGTAATCTCACCATCAATGACTACCTCATCGTCTCCATTATCGGGCGGAACAATTGGATCAACTGGCTTAGGCTGATAAATTTGTACAGGTTCACCATCAAAATCAGGGTCAGCAAATAACTGTGTTGCTTTCTTAAAATCGATAATGGTGAAGAACATTTTGCCATAGTCTTCATCAATGCGAGTACCGCGACCAACAATTTGCTTAAATTTAGTCATGGACAGGATGCGCTGGTCTAAAACAATCAACTTGCAGGTTTTAGCATCAACACCCGTCGTCAGCAACTCAGAGGTAGTAACAATTGTGGGATATTTACTTTCAGGGTCAATGAAATTATCCAATTCTGCCTTACCCTGAGCATCATCCCCAGTAATTCGCATAATGTAGCGGCTACTCTCCG contains:
- a CDS encoding type I restriction-modification system subunit M, producing the protein MSISTTIKTIQDIMRKDAGVDGDAQRINQLVWMIFLKVFDAREEEYELLEDNYKSPIPEGLRWRNWAADSEGITGDGLLDFVDNALFQTLKELRTTATDARGQMIGKVFEDAYNYMKNGTLIRQVINKLNEVDFNKKDQKKQFSEIYEKILKDLQSAGNAGEYYTPRAVTKFIVDRIKPQLGEIVFDPACGTGGFLTAAIDYIRQHFQSADVPEILQRTIRGTEKKPLPFNLCVTNLILHGIDVPSAEHDNTLARPLRDYSPHERVDVIITNPPFGGMEEDGIEDNFPATFRTRETADLFLVLIAHLLKEGGRGAIVLPDGTLFGEGVKTRIKEKLLQDCNLHTIVRLPNGVFNPYTGIKTNLLFFTKGEPTETIWYYEHPYPAGYKSYSKTKPICFEEFAPEQEWWDNREENEFAWQVSIADLKANNYNLDIKNPHKVDVEHADLDEMLAAHQKLMAELGEVRSKLKFELMEALEGNN
- a CDS encoding restriction endonuclease subunit S, whose protein sequence is MKIDTFFQNFELLTDTPNAIAKLREIILQLAVMGQLVPQNPNDEPAYVLLEKIKEEKEYLLQNEKNKKNEFIEIKFDFNNKCLPGWVDTKLGYLIELVSGQHLGQEEQNDQGEGLPYLTGPADFGEFNPVATRWTNTVKALAKKNDILITVKGAGVGKANILSMEKAAIGRQLMAIRPILLEYEFIYLLIISSYEKFQALSIGSTVPGMGRKDILDFSLGLPPLAEQKRIVEKCDRLLSTCDEIEKRQQQKQESVVRMNESAIAQLLSSQNPEEFRQHWQRICNNFDLLYSIPETIPKLRQAILQLAVQGKLTRQDPNNEPASVLFEKIKFERKRLLGETNFREPKELKPIRDNEILFELPKEWVWTRIGEIFLISSGTTPNRTNHKYFEDGTEYWVKTTDLNNETVLNCEEKITKQAVLDCNLKYYPVGTVCVALYGGAGTIGKSGLLGIETTINQSVCGIYPNKYVNAKYLHLYIKLIRPLWMNFAASLRKAPNINAGVVNNMVFPLAPLAEQKRIVEKCDRLMSLCDTLEAKLKQGRDSSEKLMEVAAKQVLTA
- the vapC gene encoding type II toxin-antitoxin system tRNA(fMet)-specific endonuclease VapC — translated: MIYLLDTNACIVYLNGRNLNLKRQIEQKLESDIAVCSPVKAELFYGALKSNNPSRNLVLQKAFLNRFVSLAFDDQAAEIFGVIRARLTQLGTPIGPYDLQIAAIALANNLILVTHNVNEFSRVEGLRLEDWEV